A genomic segment from Gossypium hirsutum isolate 1008001.06 chromosome D04, Gossypium_hirsutum_v2.1, whole genome shotgun sequence encodes:
- the LOC107961405 gene encoding RING-H2 finger protein ATL78 — translation MMYWTPLKPLSFHYISSPPFDCPSNKISSKLSKTMYSVSTSSSTSQLLQDFLPNFHSRKLLLHYTQSNQSSAPPPYPQNSSFDHNVLMVLSIILFGLIFSLGINLIMIRCVLRGSNGVDSDSIRNPSAAIVNSGIETKAIKTFPVVNYSAQMNLPGQDSECLICLSEFTAGERLRFLPKCNHGFHVRCVDKWLKSHTSCPKCRHCLLETCQKIMGCDQSSSTELCVPAQDIIVNIQPLEPEGVVCGIRGVR, via the coding sequence ATGATGTATTGGACACCACTTAAGCCTCTCAGCTTTCACTATATATCATCTCCACCATTTGACTGCCCTTCCaacaaaatttcatccaaactctCCAAAACCATGTATTCAGTTTCAACTTCTTCTTCTACATCTCAACTCTTGCAAGATTTTCTTCCAAACTTCCATTCCAGAAAATTACTGTTACATTACACACAATCAAACCAATCATCAGCTCCTCCTCCTTACCCTCAAAATTCCAGTTTTGATCACAATGTTTTGATGGTTCTTTCGATCATcctttttgggttaattttttcATTGGGGATAAACTTAATAATGATCAGATGTGTGCTAAGGGGCTCAAACGGGGTGGATTCCGACTCTATTCGAAACCCTTCTGCTGCAATAGTCAACAGCGGAATCGAGACAAAGGCAATCAAGACTTTCCCTGTGGTGAATTACTCGGCGCAGATGAATCTGCCAGGGCAGGACTCCGAATGTCTGATATGCCTGTCGGAGTTTACGGCTGGCGAGCGCCTGCGGTTTCTACCGAAATGCAACCATGGATTTCATGTTCGTTGTGTTGATAAGTGGCTTAAATCGCACACATCATGCCCCAAATGCAGGCATTGTTTGCTTGAAACATGCCAAAAGATCATGGGGTGTGATCAAAGTAGCTCAACGGAATTATGCGTTCCAGCTCAGGACATCATTGTGAATATTCAACCATTGGAACCTGAAGGTGTGGTGTGTGGTATTAGGGGGGTTAGGTGA
- the LOC107942691 gene encoding RING-H2 finger protein ATL78 has product MHSISTSSTSSQPLQGFLGNFHSRKLLLNYTQSNQSSAPPPYTQNSSFDQNVLMVLSVILLGFIFSLGLNLIIRCVLRCSNGADSESIDNSSTAIVNIGIETKALKTFPVVNYSAEMNLPGLDSECLICLSEYTAGERLRFLPKCNHGFHVRCIDKWLKSHTSCPKCRHCLLETCQKIMGCNQSSSLESCVPAQDCVVNIQPLEPEGVVRDIRGG; this is encoded by the coding sequence ATGCATTCAATTTCAACTTCTTCTACTTCATCTCAACCCTTGCAAGGTTTTCTTGGAAACTTTCATTCCAGAAAATTACTGTTAAATTACACACAATCAAACCAATCATCAGCTCCTCCTCCTTACACTCAAAATTCCAGTTTTGATCAAAATGTTTTGATGGTACTTTCAGTCATCCTTCTTGGGTTCATTTTTTCATTGGGGCTAAACTTAATAATCAGATGTGTGCTAAGGTGCTCAAACGGGGCGGATTCGGAGTCCATTGACAACTCTTCTACTGCAATAGTCAATATCGGAATCGAGACAAAGGCACTCAAGACTTTCCCTGTGGTGAATTACTCGGCGGAGATGAATCTGCCAGGGCTGGACTCCGAATGTCTGATATGCCTGTCGGAGTATACGGCTGGCGAGCGCCTGCGGTTTCTACCGAAATGCAACCATGGATTTCATGTTCGTTGTATTGATAAATGGCTTAAATCACACACATCATGCCCCAAATGCAGGCATTGTTTGCTTGAAACATGCCAAAAAATCATGGGGTGTAATCAGAGTAGCTCATTAGAATCATGCGTTCCTGCACAGGACTGCGTTGTGAATATTCAACCACTAGAACCTGAAGGTGTGGTGCGTGATATTAGGGGGGGTTAG